The window CCTTTCTTCTTTCAGGGAAGCGCTGTACCAAGGTAGAGGAAGTCCCTGATTAGGAAGTTCGTTTTCTCAGATGGTAGTCAGCTGGGAACGAAGGAGGCGCCTCTTCTCTGAGGGATCCACTATTTGTAGTCTCTGCGCTTTAATTATGCCCGAGCTCAGCTTTGGATCCTGCgtgttgctgatgctgatgctgccGCTGCTGCGTCTGAATCGGGGTTCTTCTTTGCCTATATTTGGAGTTATCTGAGCAGGCGGGTAACATCGCGTCCAGGTCAAATGACCGTCCAACGCTCGTGAACGTGATAAGAACTAACTGTGACATGGAAAAAACGGGACTCCACGGGATCCTTTATTATTTCCTTATCAACTCAGCCTGTATGATTTGTGCCAATGGTAAGTGAAGTGACATGAAGGAAATGCACATTGGAGATAGACTGGCATTAAAAAGCTCCTTCAGCTAAGCGCCACTTGTGTGAAACATGCTGATACTAAGCCCGTGCAGCTTATCCTTCTCTAATAACAtgaatagataaataaaatgcTTTCAATTAAATAAAGCCAGGAGAGATTTTTGGATACCTCAATAGAAGCGTGTCAGTCTATGAAAGTGATATGATTTAAATAGAGGCAGATGAAAGACCAATTTGCAGAGGGCATATACTCATTTAAAAACTTGCAAAATTGCCGTCTCGCCCTTTTCTCTCTTCTACCCTAACACACCAAAGCTACATTTACTGAAGTCCCTAAAGATGTGAGTGTGGGGGAAGGAGATGATGTTGAGATGCCCTGCGCCTTTAAAGCTGTCAGCTCAGCACCCATGTCTTTGGAGATCCAGTGGTGGTACCTGAAGAAAGATATGTCTAAAGATGAGCTGCAGATCACTGCTCCGACTAACAGAGCCAAGGTACTTATAGCCCTCACGCatatgcagtgttgggaaggttacttttaaaatgtattccactacagaatactgaatacatgccccaaaatgtattctgtaacgtattctgttacgttactcaatgagagtaacgtattctgaatactttggaatacttaatatattatcatgctgtttacaactacatgaatgtcctattgctgtgatttattactgttactgaaggtacgtagtacgaaacgtagtaaagggacctctggctaatacgtccggttccctgtcgggctggtagcgaaaactagctttactttgttgtctgggtcaactttgcttgcggagacagagagaggcgttgaaaggctgctccaacggaacttattttttccggaggaaaacacgaacacagtgtacagttgagtcttaatagcttacttacaaatgggctcctcaggcactcttcttgactgctgtggttattattatatttacatgcttccagctcccgtttttgctccgtgacagctcggacttttcctttctctccctccctcgctcacagacacataacgggtatggcagtccattctccctgcagcacggactacactgcccatcaggctacatgctttagagctatgcctgtagcattctgccttttagcttagcacaacaacaacaacaaaaaagcgctctctcacccaggaaacacgcagagagagagcgcgtcaccctgtaaccatggcaaccgtaacgctgccgcctggaacaacagaacgtagctgtcaaacaaacccaaacaatcctgacccgcgacaatatgaaacaggaaagtaccgccgtgtattccatttatttcaacaaagtaactgtattctgaataccacctttttaaacggtaactgtaacggaatacagttactcatattttgtattctgaatacgtaacggcggtacatgtattccgttactccccaacactgcgcatatgtgtgtgtgtctgtctctacCCTGCATCATCTACActataatttattttaacatcCTTTAAGCATTAACACTGACTATGATGGGGAATACTGCTAAAGCATTTTCTGCACATTTCAGTACCCATAAGCAGCACTTGTTGAACCATTTTAAAAGTGAACTGAAAATCCACACATCACTCAGACTTTGGGCACTTGGTGATTATCAACATTATCTGATACCTCTTATGTCTGGTGTTTCAAGCCACCATCATGAGCGCATATGGAAATTCATTTCCCCTTCAGCCCATTGCAACATGTAGCAGGGGGGgaagaaagcagaagaaaacacacacgaGGGACAATGAGAGAGGCTATCAACAGTGTCTTTGAGACAAACAGCTCTGCTTATgccattttctctctctggaacaaaagaaaggaaaacttGTGTTGTTACCAAAATGTGCAGCTGACATTCGGTGAGATTTTCAAAACTGATAAAAGTATCTCTTTTTTAGGATGTTtcaagagaagccacaaaaatAAGTGTAAGTACCCGCTTTACTGTCCCGCTGAAAGTGTTTTATTCACTGGATTTGTTCTATGATATTCACACTTTAGAGAGAGCGTAAAATTGTTTCTGGCAAATGAAGATTGATCTGTGGCATCACAAAACTGAAGCTCATAGATTCCTCTTGTGCACATTTAGTTTATGCTAAACAAGCAAATAATATGTTATATGGGAGTTAGTAACACGTGTCCTTATTAGAGATAATGAATGTGTTAGTGGTTAGTCATAAAAACATGGAACTACAGGTCGATGAataaaatgcataataaaagcAGACGTTACTGAGGCATTGCCATTTTTTTCCCATGATCTCTGTGCCTGACTTCCAGACTGTGCGTGTTCAGGGCAATGCCATCTCTCACAACCTCAGCCTGTCCAAGGTGAAGAAAGAAGATGAGGGCGTGTATGAGTGCCGTGTTTCTGATCTGTGGGCTGCTGAAAATCAGGAATTTAATGTTCATGCTACACTGCATGTCACACTGGCTGACAGTATGGTGGCTGAAGAGGCTGTGTCACACATTCAGAACTGTGGATCACTGAGGAATACCATCACAGCTTTGGGAGGTGCCTCATCTTGGAGGGCCACCTCTGAGCCTCGCAAAAATTTTGCAGGAGGTCGAATGCCAGGACTGGGGAAGCACCGGGTGTCTCAAGAGTCTCAGCCTGGTCTCCTGTCTCCCTTAATATCCACCACCTCAGTGGCCAGGTCAACAGCTACACCCCTGTCAGGAAACACAGCCATCCTCAGGCAGCAGTATGGGGCTGGtgagtgaatgggtgaatgctgGAGGTGGGTGGAGATGAAACAGTGACCCCCAGGTGTTCTACAATCTGAGATTAAAAGGTGCAGTTTAGCTTAGACTGAGGCTGCTGGTCTGTTTCAAGCTTCATCTGTcttaataaatcaaataaaagcaaatgtgctgtttaccTTGTAGCTATGTTTATCTACAGGTGCACTGAGGACTTCTATAGTTTAAATGTAcaatacttttttactttttgttctcATAACCCATTTATATGCCCATGCCAACACCTCTCATGCTTTTCAAATCTATTCTATTCAGATGAGCACATTTTTTGACTTCTCTACGCATGTCTAACACCTATTTTTAGTTAGAAGCTTGGCAGATGGTTAGCGAGGGATGGGAGGGGCGGTTGTTGTAATCTACCTCCCTGTAATTCGTCTCCCTGCCCCAGTTTTGTTCGATGAAGTGTACTTGTGAATAATTAAAACTCATAGAAGTCTAGGCGCTCTGCTGATGTAGACTGCAGCTGGTCTGAATTGTATGCAGATCTCATGTATTGATTTGCAGTGCATTTGCTTCCATGTGTATGTACTATGTTGGTAAGTGATCAGTCTTTAGACAAAACGGTTAGGGTTAGGGTGTATGCTTGTTTCTTTTAGGAAACTGTCACTCTTCAATATACTGTCATTCAGTGACTTCTCACAACGAAAGGGAGCAACATCTGATATATGTGTGTTATGTTATTAGAAAGTATttgaacaaaaagagaaaactagATTTTGTGTGAAATACATGGATGATAGCTGGGTCTGGAGAACTTACTCTTTGATTATTTGCAAGAAAATCAGTTAAAGTGAGTGTTTAGTGGCATCTTTCCCAAATTCACCTGCTAAAGAAGAAAGTAGCAACAGCAGATATATATCAAAATTTTCACATATCTGTTCAGCAGTAGCTTGCGGGTAGCTTGCAGTATGCCCccaaaagcaaaaagcaaacaacGATGAACTAAGAAGTTGTGAGGTCAAGTGTCCACTGTTCATTTATGTAAGCAGCATCTGTTAGCTGTCTTCTAGATTATTACTGAAAGAATCCATAAAAGCTCCCAGCCACAAGCTTCCATTGCTGGTGTGAATGCTTCTTACTATTTTAGACATTTCAGCTGTGTCATGGAAAAATTTTGGTGAACACACTTGGTCGCTTTTCCTGGCTCATATCCATTTGTGTACAATCAAACATTATAAGTGGATGGTAACAGAGGTATTTATTATACTTCATGAATGTATGTAAATGCATGCTGTTGTAAACACTCCTACATGCATCTGGGTGACTCAGCTTTTTAGTCTTGTTCATTTCCGATCTGTATCTGTTGTCTGGAGTTAGACATCACTCAGAGTTGTGATCTGTGTCAGAAAGGGTTCTCCAGAGATTGTCAGTGAGAGACCGGAGCAAGTAATAGAGAG is drawn from Oreochromis aureus strain Israel breed Guangdong linkage group 1, ZZ_aureus, whole genome shotgun sequence and contains these coding sequences:
- the vstm2b gene encoding V-set and transmembrane domain-containing protein 2B, with the translated sequence MEKTGLHGILYYFLINSACMICANATFTEVPKDVSVGEGDDVEMPCAFKAVSSAPMSLEIQWWYLKKDMSKDELQITAPTNRAKDVSREATKISTVRVQGNAISHNLSLSKVKKEDEGVYECRVSDLWAAENQEFNVHATLHVTLADSMVAEEAVSHIQNCGSLRNTITALGGASSWRATSEPRKNFAGGRMPGLGKHRVSQESQPGLLSPLISTTSVARSTATPLSGNTAILRQQYGADCSVMSPMDPLLCITLLFMHKLLPLLLAH